A region of Streptomyces sp. TG1A-60 DNA encodes the following proteins:
- a CDS encoding glycoside hydrolase family 43 protein, translated as MNRTLRAVLALLTSVAALLGLTTALGGTAGAAAPPAGQATRYTMTAFTNSSESNMYVYDSPDATGFTLQKGPAYTPPSGLIRDPSIFKHTDGYYYLTYTTRTWSALSTTIGFARSTDRLNWTFLYDHTVPINGLQRSWAPEWFVDSDGSVNIILSASVAADGEWTFKPYKLTATNSALTAWSTPTVLSGLGPNYIDTFIVKTGSTYHAFTKNETTKYIEYATASSLTGPYTFKKTGNWTGFGSYVEGPALVPLDNGGWRIFYDAYSAKKYWYSDSYDNFATWSTPTELPGLSGFARHLTVLKETVSGGVTLPTDTTRSLRSVNFTGRYALARSDSLGYLDPVTSSSTTAVKQSATLTIVPGLADANCYSFRDSAGRYLRHWDFRVRFDTDNGTTVFDKDATYCARPGTASGSVRLESYNYPGRYLRHYNYELRVDQYQATDTFRADSSFTVVSPWA; from the coding sequence TTGAACAGAACCCTCAGGGCGGTCCTCGCCCTCCTCACCTCGGTGGCCGCCCTCCTGGGGCTCACCACCGCCCTCGGCGGCACGGCCGGAGCCGCGGCCCCGCCCGCCGGACAGGCGACGCGGTACACCATGACCGCGTTCACCAACAGCAGCGAGTCGAACATGTACGTCTACGACTCGCCGGACGCCACCGGGTTCACCCTCCAGAAGGGCCCGGCGTACACCCCGCCCTCCGGCCTGATCCGCGACCCCAGCATCTTCAAGCACACGGACGGCTACTACTACCTCACCTACACCACCCGCACCTGGTCGGCGCTGTCCACCACCATCGGATTCGCCCGCTCCACCGACCGCCTCAACTGGACCTTCCTGTACGACCACACGGTCCCGATCAACGGTCTGCAGCGCTCCTGGGCGCCGGAGTGGTTCGTCGACAGCGACGGCAGCGTCAACATCATCCTGTCGGCGTCCGTGGCGGCCGACGGCGAGTGGACCTTCAAGCCGTACAAGCTGACGGCCACCAACTCCGCGCTCACCGCCTGGTCCACGCCCACCGTGCTGTCGGGTCTCGGCCCGAACTACATCGACACCTTCATCGTCAAGACCGGCTCCACCTACCACGCGTTCACCAAGAACGAGACGACGAAGTACATCGAGTACGCCACCGCCTCCAGCCTCACCGGCCCGTACACCTTCAAGAAGACCGGCAACTGGACCGGCTTCGGCTCCTACGTCGAGGGCCCGGCGCTCGTACCGCTCGACAACGGTGGCTGGCGGATCTTCTACGACGCCTACTCGGCCAAGAAGTACTGGTACAGCGACAGCTACGACAACTTCGCCACCTGGTCGACCCCGACCGAGCTGCCGGGCCTCTCCGGATTCGCACGGCACCTGACCGTGCTGAAGGAGACCGTCTCCGGCGGCGTCACTCTGCCGACCGACACCACCCGGTCCCTCCGGTCCGTCAACTTCACCGGCCGCTACGCCCTGGCCCGCTCCGACAGCCTCGGCTATCTCGACCCGGTGACCTCCTCCAGCACCACCGCCGTCAAGCAGAGCGCGACCCTCACGATCGTGCCCGGCCTCGCGGACGCCAACTGCTACTCCTTCCGCGACTCCGCCGGCCGCTATCTGCGGCACTGGGACTTCCGGGTCCGCTTCGACACGGACAACGGCACGACCGTGTTCGACAAGGACGCCACGTACTGCGCCCGGCCGGGCACGGCCTCCGGCTCGGTCCGTCTGGAGTCGTACAACTATCCGGGCCGCTACCTCCGGCACTACAACTACGAGCTGCGGGTGGACCAGTACCAGGCCACGGACACGTTCCGCGCCGACAGCTCCTTCACGGTGGTGAGCCCCTGGGCCTGA